One region of Triticum aestivum cultivar Chinese Spring chromosome 6B, IWGSC CS RefSeq v2.1, whole genome shotgun sequence genomic DNA includes:
- the LOC543195 gene encoding uncharacterized protein codes for MGMCSNKKRSSPGVAVWCVVLGIALLVVDAAGSEGRARAGDLAEEHGDAAYCSALCKGRSQSDFGPCYNECLYGRVTGQEEARGGGGVGGPAGLLEMPTKRVGREEEEKTKQGDATVRLSDPVWCYDACREHPELNYNQCVNDCYAENMPDAAWLAALGGTGGEEARGGVVDVPMVVVQHEAAAGALSRGNCDEYCRKHYDEGSPGYRHCQYMCPHLRVHGVAEGEEARGGAVDGPTVVGRPHCDWFRDCSVTPCVWRCGKRVQEKDNEGTRTGALNVLAAARHEVAVGACSSTVYVQSCYACCQREVTRDPDFDWYACIRSCDDKDALPIKKERENKKYGVVPPAK; via the exons ATGGGTATGTGTTCCAACAAGAAGCGCAGCAGCCCTGGCGTTGCTGTGTGGTGTGTAGTCCTGGGCATAGCCCTGCTCGTCGTCGACGCGGCGGGCAGTGAAGGTCGTGCGAGAGCCGGGGACTTGGCTGAAGAGCATGGGGATGCAGCCTACTGCTCCGCCTTGTGCAAAGGCCGGTCGCAGTCGGACTTCGGACCGTGCTACAATGAGTGCTTGTACGGGAG GGTGACAGGACAAGAAGAAGCAAGAGGAGGTGGTGGAGTTGGAGGGCCAGCTGGTCTCCTGGAGATGCCGACGAAACGCGTTGGacgggaggaagaagagaagacAAAGCAAGGGGACGCCACCGTCCGTTTGAGCGACCCAGTCTGGTGCTACGACGCTTGCCGCGAACATCCAGAATTGAACTACAACCAATGCGTCAATGATTGCTACGCTGAGAATATGCCGGACGCCGCATGGCTGGCGGCCCTTGGAGGAAccggaggagaagaagcaagaggAGGAGTGGTTGATGTCCCAATGGTGGTGGTGCAGCATGAGGCTGCTGCAGGTGCACTGTCACGGGGCAACTGCGATGAGTATTGCCGCAAACACTATGATGAAGGCTCCCCCGGGTATAGGCACTGCCAGTATATGTGCCCACATCTGAGGGTCCACGGGGTAGcagaaggagaagaagcaagagGAGGAGCTGTTGATGGGCCGACGGTGGTGGGGAGACCCCACTGCGACTGGTTCCGCGACTGTAGTGTAACGCCATGCGTCTGGCGATGTGGGAAGAGGGTGCAAGAGAAGGACAATGAAGGAACAAGAACAGGAGCGCTCAATGTCCTGGCGGCTGCGCGGCATGAGGTTGCTGTAGGAGCATGTTCGTCGACTGTGTACGTGCAATCATGCTATGCCTGTTGCCAAAGGGAGGTTACTAGAGATCCGGATTTCGACTGGTATGCTTGCATTCGCAGTTGCGATGACAAAGATGCTCTCCCAATCAAGAAGGAGCGAGAGAACAAGAAGTACGGCGTAGTCCCGCCGGCGAAGTAG